DNA sequence from the Tenacibaculum mesophilum genome:
TCCATAATTATTGTGCTATTCCACCAAAACAAGGTGGTCTTCCAAAGGTATATACGATAGAAACTCCTGAGAATACATACCAGTCATTTCCATTACCCCCAAAATCTAGTGAGTTTATTTTATCTGTTGTAAAGTCTAAATCGTCTACGAATGTGAATCGTATACCTGTTTCAAAAGCAATGGCAAAATTATCGGTTAATCTTCCTTTTAATCCAATACCTACAGGAATAGTATAAGAAAATTTGTTTTTTAAGAGAACTGTATTACTTGATGAAGTTGGTTCTGGACTTTTGTAATTAAAAGCAGCAATTTCAGCTAATATATAAGGTGTAAATGAAGTTCTGTAATCGCTGATGTTATAATCAAAGAAATTAAATTCTACTCCAGCTGCAAATTCATGAATGGTGTTTGAAAAGCTAATACCTCTATTTTGGCGAAAAGCATTATCAGCATTGTTATCATTACCAGAAATAGGAATGTAAGTATATGTTCCTCTTAAGGCAATTCTTGGGTTTAGGTTGTACTTGTATATGAGACCACCGGCAAACTCATTAGGGTGTATGTAATTGGTACTACCAATATCACCAACATAGTTAGAACCACCGGCAAAGAAACCAATTTCGTGTGTTTGTGATTGTAGAGGTGTTACTACACAAGCCAATAATATTAATAAAATAAGTCCTCTCATTGTAAAATAGCGTGCAAATATAGGGAATTGAATTTGCTTTAAAAAGTTAATAATCTGTCTTTTTGATTAACTTTTTTTTTACGGTTTTATTGTAATCATTATAGTTATAACGATTCATTTCGTATGTCTTCTCCCCATAAAAGTTTTCCGCGCAAGGTATTTAAATAAGATTGATTCTTTGGTAAAATACTTTTTATGGTAAATGGTGCTTTTTGTATTTTTATTTCAGTTCCTAAGGAAACAGTGGTAATGCGTGAATCTAGAGAGATTAAAAAATCTTTTTCTCTAGCACTTACTTCTAAAAGAATATCAGTATCATCTGGAATAACCATTGGACGCGCATTTAAATTATGTGGTGCAATGGGAGTAATAACAAAGCTTTTTGAATTAGGTAAAATAACAGGACCATCACAACTAAGTGAATATCCTGTAGAACCTGTTGGTGTTGCTATAATTAATCCATCAGCCCAATAATTTGTTAAATATTCTTCGTTTAATGAGGTTTTAATTCCAATCATAGAAGTTGTGTTTCTTCTAGCAATAGTAACCTCATTAAGAGCAAAGTTAAGTTCAGAAAAATCTTCAGTTGTAGGAGAAGTTTCTATTTGTAATAAAGATCGTTCTTGAAGTGTATATTCTTTTTTAAGCATTAAGTTAATTGCTTCTTCAATTTGATCTTTTTGTATGGTGGCCAAAAAACCTAAACGCCCCGTATTAATACCCATAATAGGAATATCTAAATCTCTAATGTAGGTTACAGCTCTCAAAATAGTACCATCTCCACCTATGGTAAACATTACATCAAAAGTGTTTGATAAGTCATTAAAATGTGCGTAGGTAGGATACTTTTTATTTAGTGAATTCTTTTCAAGAAATAAATTATAGAATTGTTGTTCAAAAAAAACAACAATATTATGTTTTTCTAAGATAGTTAAAAGAATTTTAACCTCTTTATCTGCAAGTGTAGTATATGCTTGACCGTAAATAGCGACTTTTTTCACTGTTAAAATTTTGTGTTGGTTATTGAAAAAATTACATATCCAAGTACTTTCTTAAATAAGCAGCTCTATCTTTAAGTTCTTCTAAATAAAAATCATCTTCGTGTTGTGTAATAACGTTGTAACCGTACCTACGAAATGTTTGAATAATTTCATTTATTTCTTCTGAAACAACTTTAAGGGTTACTTCAATGCTATTTATGTTTTCTGAAGAAATATATGCACCTAATAATTTACCGTTATTGGCTTCAACTATTTGAGCTACTTGCCCCATAGAATAATCTGTTTTATTCTTGTCAATAATTAAAGTATCACTTTCATTATGTAAAAAAGGGCTGTTAGCAAAAGCATCTAAAATATCACTCAATTCATAATAGCCTACATAATGCAGGTTTTTATCTATAACAGGAATTAAATTCGAGTCGTTATCAGCAAATAAAGTAATTAAATCGAGTAGTGTAGCATTTTCATTTGTGTAAAAATGATCTAGTAAATAAGAGTATTCACTCAGTGTACGATTTTTATTTTCAATAGTTTGAATATCACTTTCAGGTAAACAACCTATTAATCTGTCGTTTTCAACAACAGGAATATGAGTTATAGGTAAATCATTACACAGCTTTTGAGCACTTTTCACTGTGTCGTTTAGCGTAAGTGCTTTAATTTCTTTTAATATAAAATCATTGATTTTCATTACTACGAATATAGTTTAAAATGTTTGAATGCGTTACCTTTGTCCTATAATTTTACAACATGACAAAGTTAAGTGTTAATATTAATAAAATAGCTACACTTCGTAATTCTAGAG
Encoded proteins:
- the porG gene encoding type IX secretion system protein PorG, with amino-acid sequence MRGLILLILLACVVTPLQSQTHEIGFFAGGSNYVGDIGSTNYIHPNEFAGGLIYKYNLNPRIALRGTYTYIPISGNDNNADNAFRQNRGISFSNTIHEFAAGVEFNFFDYNISDYRTSFTPYILAEIAAFNYKSPEPTSSSNTVLLKNKFSYTIPVGIGLKGRLTDNFAIAFETGIRFTFVDDLDFTTDKINSLDFGGNGNDWYVFSGVSIVYTFGRPPCFGGIAQ
- a CDS encoding CBS domain-containing protein codes for the protein MKINDFILKEIKALTLNDTVKSAQKLCNDLPITHIPVVENDRLIGCLPESDIQTIENKNRTLSEYSYLLDHFYTNENATLLDLITLFADNDSNLIPVIDKNLHYVGYYELSDILDAFANSPFLHNESDTLIIDKNKTDYSMGQVAQIVEANNGKLLGAYISSENINSIEVTLKVVSEEINEIIQTFRRYGYNVITQHEDDFYLEELKDRAAYLRKYLDM
- a CDS encoding NAD kinase; its protein translation is MKKVAIYGQAYTTLADKEVKILLTILEKHNIVVFFEQQFYNLFLEKNSLNKKYPTYAHFNDLSNTFDVMFTIGGDGTILRAVTYIRDLDIPIMGINTGRLGFLATIQKDQIEEAINLMLKKEYTLQERSLLQIETSPTTEDFSELNFALNEVTIARRNTTSMIGIKTSLNEEYLTNYWADGLIIATPTGSTGYSLSCDGPVILPNSKSFVITPIAPHNLNARPMVIPDDTDILLEVSAREKDFLISLDSRITTVSLGTEIKIQKAPFTIKSILPKNQSYLNTLRGKLLWGEDIRNESL